The Loxodonta africana isolate mLoxAfr1 chromosome 23, mLoxAfr1.hap2, whole genome shotgun sequence genome has a segment encoding these proteins:
- the ZMYM5 gene encoding zinc finger MYM-type protein 5 isoform X7, translated as MRVAGNSAASGGKGGYGLFGLDKCSVGGIKLTEWTPVLLGSIAKAASLMDVQNSFGGQTSPLGNRSRNSSEEDDDVVFIESIQPPSVSAPAIANQKNILTSSRKEKQQGNNFVILPSSRDLTSQKRNLSETIVIDDEEDLETNHEQKKNSSSFIEWGLPGIKNRTKDLDFYTSSLSRSKNKTGVGPFNPGRMNVAGDMFQNGGFATHHSPVPGWHR; from the exons ATGAGGGTGGCTGGGAACAGCGCAGCATCCGGAGGAAAAGGCGGATATGG GTTATTTGGCCTGGATAAATGTTCAGTGGGAGGAATAAAATTGACTGAGTGGACTCCTGTCTTATTAGGGAGTATAGCCAAGGCAGCTAGTCTCATGGATGTACAAAATTCATTTGGTGGTCAAACTAGTCCGTTAGGTAATAGATCTCGAAACTCTTCAGAAGAAGATGATGATGTTGTATTTATTGAATCTATACAGCCTCCTTCAGTTTCTGCACCAGCAATAGCTAATCAAAAAAACATACTTACATCATCAAGAAAGGAAAAGCAACAAGGAAACAATTTTGTAATTCTTCCTTCTTCAAGAGATTTGACTTCTCAGAAGAGAAATTTAAGTGAGACAATTGTCATCGATGATGAAGAGGATTTAGAAACAAATCATGAGCAAAAGAAAAATTCTTCCAGTTTTATTGAATGGGGACTTCCTGGAATTAAAAACAGAACCAAAGATTTGGATTTCTACACTTCCAGTCTTTCAAGAAGTAAG AACAAGACTGGAGTAGGACCTTTTAATCCTGGTAGAATGAATGTGGCAGGAGACATGTTTCAGAATGGAGGATTCGCAACTCATCATAGTCCGG ttcctgggtggcacagatag